The genomic interval AACTTCAGGAGTGGGCGGGTAAGATTAAAAAATTGGCTCGCGGAAAAGATGTTTTTGCCTACTTTAACAACGATATAAACGTATATGCAATAAATAATGCCAAAAAATTGAGCGAATTTCTTGAAAATTAAAAATTTACCTTCCTCTTGAATTTTATTATTCATTATCTGATCTTTACTGCTTTATCAGTTTAATTCAAAAGTATGCTGGCATCGCTTGAGCACCGGGTTCTTAAATTTTTATGCCGGATATGTTTCCCCTTTACCCGGTTCGCAATATTTGTTGTCTATTTTTGGTTTGGCGTGCTTAAATTAGTTGGACTCAGTCCTGCCGAGGCACTGGTGAAACAATTGTGGAGTCAAACCATACCCTTTATTCCTTTCCATGGATTCGAAATATTCTTTGGTCTTTATGAAATGGCTATTGGCATTATATTTCTTCTTCCCGGAAAGGAACGAATCGCATTATATTTGCTTATTCCGCACATGATAATGACATTTGGTCCCCTCGTACTGTTACCTGATTTTACCTGGAAATCGTTTATGGTTCCTTCTCTTTCAGGAAGTTATATTCTCAAAAATCTAACGATTATTGCTTTAGCCATTGCGATAGCTGCTAATGCAGGTGGATTTCAAAAACAGAAAGCCTGAATTAATATGACACTGTAAAAGATTAAGAGCAATAGGATTAAGTAAGTCACTAAGCGAATTACTCTTCAGATTAAAGATGTTTTTTTTCATCATTTCTTTCTACCAGGTAACTTATTACTAATCCGAGGCCGCCTCCAATACCAATCATACTAAAATAAATTGCCTCAGAATCTTCCGTATTGGGAAGGGAATAGTTTGTAAGGAAAAAAGCAATCATTAAACCGATGCCCACGCCTAAAAAAATTAATCCGCCCTTTAAAGAGTTAATTGAATTCAATGGCCGGTGCTGTTTTGAGCGAGGGTCCATACCTTTTTCAATCATTAGCATACGCTCTTTATTTGAGAGGTATACAATACCAAAAATCATGGCAAAGGCAGCCAGCGGAACAAGAATGGGAATTAAAATAGGATCCATGTTTTATATTTTTAGGTTTGTTGAATGTGTAATTTGACTCTGATATTAAGCCGGAGGTTACAGGCATTTGCTATTTTATTATCAGTTTAATTAAATCGGACTTCCTGTAACCTGTGCAGTATTTGGGTAGTCTAATAAGCTGTTAATGAGTGAGCAACTTTCGGATATTGAGATTATCAATAAAGTGTTGGGAGGTGATACTTCTTCATATAGCTTGTTGGTGCAGCGCTATCAACGTTATATTTTCTCGTTATCGCTTCGGTTTACAAAGAACAGAGAAGATGCAGAAGAGGTAGCCCAGGATTGTTTCGTAAAGGCCTACCGCTCATTGGGGACTTTTCAACAGAGTGCAAAGTTTTCAACATGGCTTTATTCAATTGTTTACCATACTTCTATGTCTTTTCTAAGGAAGAAAAAAGTGCAGATTATTTCAGTGGATGATGAGCAGCACGAACATATTTTAGAGGATTATCCATCCTATTTAAAGGCAAATGAAATTGAGTACAAATCAAGAACTGAACACGTGAATAAAGCTATTCAAATGCTATTGCCTGATGATGCACTTATTATTACCCTCTTTTATCAGGGCGAGCAGTCTTTGGATGAAATAAGTAAAATATCAGGCTATGAAACCAACACTGTTAAAGTAAAACTGCACCGGGCCCGTCAGCGCCTTCGAATTAAGCTGGAACAATTATTACAAAATGAAGTAAAAGAACTGCTATGAATACGATTGATGAACAGCTTTGGAATTACATTGATGGCACATCTTCACCTGAAGCGGTAATTGCCATAGAGCAAATGCTCCATGAAAATCCTGATATAAAAAAATTATATGATGAATATATTTCTATTCACCAACATCTTAAAAGTGTTGAACTGGAAGAACCATCCTTAAGGTTTACACAAAATATAATGGATCTGGTTGCCTTTGAACCTGCCCCGAAAATTGTAAAGACAAAAGTGGACACGCGTATCATTAAAGGAATTGGCGGATTTTTCCTAATCAGCATTCTTGGATTGCTTGTATATACATTATCGCAAATTCAATGGAGTCACCCTGCGGGTTCAACATTCTCTTTTCAGATGCCCCAAGTAAATTGGTCTAATATATTAAACCGTAATCTGCTGGCATTTCTGATTATAGATGAAGTTGCAGCCTTGTTCTTGATAGATAAATTAATGAGAAAGACAATCCACAAGAACGGCTCAAGCTTATGAACATCAGACTATTATTTCTTTATTACTTTCCTGGTAAGCAATAAACCATTTTTATTCTTTAACTGTAAAAAATAAATACCCGCAGGTAATAGCCCGATAAAGAAGGATTCTTCACCAATGTCGTTAATCAATTTTTTTGAGATAATCACCCTGCCTGCCGGATCGGTTAACAGCAGTTCAGGAGTGGTAAAACTACCAGGCAACAGGTCATAGGAAACGAAAAAAGTATTATCAAAAGGATTTGGAAATACTTCCAGCCGGTTGATATTATTGCCTGAATTATTAATGCCCACTTCAAAAGAATCTATGATCTGAAATTTGTCAACTCCACACTCTAATAAACTATAGCTTCCCGATGGGTTTTCAGCATAAAAATGCACTGACATATTTTCAGAAGGAACCACAAAATCTTTTATCCTGAAACGCTCTCTAACCCAGTGACTCCTTTGTGTATTTGAAACGCTTATATTTTTTAATAGCGAGGAATCGCTTTCACCAACTAAAAAGATCTTTAAAGTATCGTATGGGTAAACTCCTGAAACGTTATAGAACCATATATAAAAATCAAGGTAGGGATCGGTATATCCTGATACATTAAAAAGTGGAGAGGATAATCGCGTGGTTCCGTTAAAAACCGGGTCCACATAAAATTCTGTTTCCTTATTTCCCGTTACAAAGCACTGATTACCATAGTCATTATCTACATCGAATTCTGGATTTGATTGCTGACTATAGTAGAGTGTGCCGAGCGGCTCAGCCCTTACCCACTTGCCGGATTGCGCATCACCGCTTTCTTTCCATCCGAAATCAAGTGAGAAATCATCATAATAACCTGGTGCAAGAGAAACAATAAGCGGAGAGGTGCCGCTGTTAATGTTTTGAGAGGATAGGTAAGCGGTTTTATATCCCCATTTTCCCGCAAAAATTTGGTAGGTTCCATTATAAAAAACAGGGAATATAAAATTACCATTTGAATCTGTAGAGTCTGTAAACGTAAAGATGCTGTCTACAATCACAACCATTGCATTAGACAGCGGTTGTTTGGAACTGGAATCAATTATTTGGCCCTGGTAGACAAAGTTTTGCAATTGCCCCAATACTACATTAAGTGTATCGTACTGATTTGATATAAGTGAAACACCCTCTACTATTTTGGTATGATAGCCTGGCTTACTGAAAGAAATATTATAGAAACCTGCAGATGCTGCACCTGTTTTATATTCTCCTGATAAGGATGATACCGCGCTGTTTTCAGTATTCAATACTGTTACACTGACGTTATTTAATAAGGCACCTGAAGCAGAATCTGTTATTACTCCATAAACCCAGGCTGCATGATTATAAACAGGGGTCAATATGTATAAACCGTTTTCAATATCTGAAACAAGCAGATTTTTTGAAGGTAAATACGGATAAACACCCCAATCTCCATGGTATCCGCCCCCTGTAAATTCAGACTCATCATATTGTGCCACCTTAATCATATTATCGGGATGGGTTACATCAAATATTACTGCTCCTTCTGTGTAATAACTTGTAACTGCAAATGAATCATTAAACAGATGTACATTATGGACTATAGCATTACTGCCGGGATTACTCTGCGCTTTATCCAGAGGGGGGGATATGTTTTGCAGGTCAGAAACATCGTAACTGGCCAGAAAAGAATTGTCTACTTCGTCTGTAGTAAAAAGGTATTGATCGTTATGTGTAGGCCACGAATTGTGCGTAAAATTATTTGGAGTTGAAAATGAAGCCAGGGGAACGGGGTTTTGCTTATCTGATACATCTATCACCTCTAACATTCCAGAATATACATGTGATGCCCAAAGCGTATCTCCCCTAACAAATCCATCATGAATGTAATCTCTTTGGAAATCTCCGGTTGCATTATAGGAAGAAATATACACCGGATTATTCGGGTTTTCTTTTAAATCGTACATATCAGCACCACCATATCTTCCCGGAGCCCCCAGGTTACTTCCAAAAAGATAAAGAATTCCGTTTTCGTCTATCCAAAGGGTATGGGAAGTATTTAAGGTTGCTGAATCAGTGAAATAATTATAAGTTATTGTATCCGGAAGATCTTTTAAATCAGCGATCAATAAGCCTCCACCTGCTTCATTCGTGACATAAACATGCTGATTCCAGGTTTTGATCTCATGCCATAAACTAGGTTGGGTAGGCACTTTAAAAACCTCAACCGGATTGTCAGGATCGGAAACATTTACAATAGAAAGACCTTCATAAGTTCCCATCAGGGCATACTCCCTTCCTGCTGAATCTACATACCCCCAAACGTTACCATTTTCAGGTGTAGGATAAGATATATGGCCCCGCAGAGTGATATTTTGTGAAAAGGTTGTAGCGGCCAATAAAATTAATATTAGAAAACTTGCAAGTTGCCTTACAGGAAAAGCTACACAGAGCCCTTTAGTATAGAATTTAAGCATAAAGATTTAATAAGTGAATTGAAATTATCTTTTTAAATACACCATTAATACGGAAATATCACTTGGTGAAACACCGCTAATGCGGCTTGCCTGACCAAGAGTCTGGGGTTTATTTTTTGTAAGTTTTTGCCTCGCTTCGGTAGAAAGAGATTTAATTTGTGAGTAGTTAAATGCTTCTAAAAGAGGAACATCTTCCAGACGGTTCATTTTTGTTACGATCTCTTTTTCCTTTTCGATGTAGCCCTCATACTTCATTAAAATTTCGGCTTCTTCTATTATTTCATCATCAAAACCATTTACAATATTGCAAATTTTATCCAGATATTCTATCATGGATATCATATTGGATTGAGGGCGGCTCAAAATAGAAAAAAGGCTCGCTCGTTCTTTAATCTCTGTTGTTTCACGTGAAACAAGATAAGAATTGGCCTCTGTTATCTCTAATTTTTGATTCTTGAAGTCTGAGATAATTTGTTCGATTGCCTGTTTCTTTTGATTAACTCTACTGACCCTGTTTTCGTCTGCTAATCCAATGGAGTTACCAATACTTGTAAGCCGCAAGTCAGCATTGTCCTGACGTAATAAAATGCGAAACTCTGCACGGGAAGTAAACATCCGGTACGGCTCCTCAGTACCCTTATTTATTAAGTCATCTATCAGCACTCCAATATATGCTTCAGAACGCTTTAGAATAAGAGGTTCCCGAAGTTGAATTTTTAAATGTGCGTTTATGCCTGCCATTAAGCCCTGGCAAGCTGCTTCTTCATACCCGGTAGTACCATTGATTTGACCAGCAAAAAAAAGATTATCTATAGTTTGAGTCTCTAAGGATAATTTTAGCTGATTTGGAGGGAAATAGTCATATTCAATCGCATATCCCGGCCTGAACATTTTCACATTTTCAAATCCACTGATATTGCTTAAGGCTTCATATTGAATATTTTCCGGTAAGGAAGTTGAAAATCCATTGATATAAACTTCAATAGTGTTCCATCCTTCAGGCTCTATAAAAAGCTGATGCCTTTCCTTATCTGCAAAACGATTTATCTTATCTTCAATAGAGGGACAATATCTGGGGCCTACACCTTTTATTCTGCCGGAAAACATGGGTGATGCATCAAATCCCGATTTTAGAATTTCATGTACTTTAGAATCAGTGTAGGCAATATGACATGATTTCTGCTTTGAAAGCGGTAAAGTATTAGTGTAAGAAAACTTTCCCGGGTTTTCATCTCCTTGTTGTTCTTCAAGCAGACTATAATCAATAGATCTTCCATCCACGCGCGGTGGCGTTCCGGTCTTCATTCTGCCGGATTCAAAACCCAATTCAACTAATTGTTCCGTAATTCCGGTTGCAGCTTTCTCTGCCATCCGACCGCCACCAAACTGTTTTTCTCCAATATGTATGATCCCATTTAAAAATGTACCATTTGTAAGTACTACTGACCTGGATTTTATTTTTAATCCAAGTCCTGTTTCTACACCTGTAACTATTTGATCCTTGATTATTAATTTTCGAACAGTATCCTGGAAGAAATCTACATTTTTCGTTTGTTCCAGCCTTAAACGCCATTCCTGGGCAAATAATAGTCTGTCATTTTGAGCACGTGGACTCCACATAGCCGGCCCTTTAGACCTGTTCAGCATTCGAAATTGAATAGCGCTTTTATCAGTAACGATACCGGAATAACCACCTAGAGCATCTATTTCCCGCACGATCTGACCTTTTGCAATTCCACCCATTGCAGGATTACAGCTCATTTGAGCTATGGTCTGCATATTCATGGTTATTAATAGTACCGAGGAACCCAGATTCGCAGCTGCTGCCGCCGCTTCACACCCGGCGTGGCCTGCACCTACCACAATAACATCATATTCCTGGAACAAAAGAAAAAATTTACCTGTAAAGATAGTTTATACAACCCTTAATAGCCATTAACATTTATTATAGATAGGCGCAGTTTCACGTGAAACATGCTTCATATTATCAAAAAGTAAGAGGCAGTCATCTTCCTTTTTTCGCATGAGGCGTTTTAATACGACACTTTTATCTTTATATCCTAATGTATGTAAAAGGCCATGGATCATTACTCTCTTCAATTCCTGCTGAAAGGTATTTTTGAACTTTGATGCATTATCCTTAATACGGTCTACACTTATATAGATTTCTGCAGTTATTCGATGGTTTTCAGAATAATCAAACGTTAATATATCAGTATAAAATTTATGGTTAAGATACCTGCTGTTTAAGTTTAAAATATATTCATCTGAACAAAACACATAATCCAGAGTCTCAATTTCAGCGTGCTCCAAATAGCATACTAAAATCAGCCATTCACAGGTTTTCTTTTTGGGTATATAAAAAAGAGAATTAACGAAATTGAAAGAGATTGCCATTCTATTGAAAGAAGGTAAGCACTACCTTTCTTCCTCCTTCAAAAAACTCCACGCGGTCAGCAAGATGATTCATAAGATAGATACCACGACCGGTTGGGTTTTGAATGTTTTCTGGTAAGGTTGGATTTTTAATTTTTATCAGATTAAATCCAAAACCTTCATCTTCAATATAAAAGCTTAATATTCTTTTCCTCAGCTCAACCCTTACTTTAACCTTTTTTCCTGGTGACTGTTTATTACCGTGAAAAATAGCATTAGTCACCGCTTCACAGAGAGAGATTAAAATATTTGCCTCCATCTCTTCACTCATGTCGAGCTCTGACTTAAGGCGCTCTACAAGGGCTTCAATAATTTTAATGTTTTCCGGGAGCGATGTGAATTCCACATCGCGCGTTTGTAGCGTTTCTACCATAAGCAATACATTTGGTGTTACTTTTATTGCTGGAGTGCCTTAATATACTCTTCTACCAGATCACGATAAAAAGGTTTCAGGCTGGGCGGAACTGTTTTGTACAACTCCAGTTCAGCCTGGCGTTTTTTAAGGTAATCTTCAATTTCAGGTGGCATTTTCTTCACCATATCTTTTCCAGCATTCGATTCACGTTGTTTATCGGTTTCCCGTTGGCGTTCTGCATTCTCCGCTTCCAGCAACCTGGTAAGGATCTCCTGTTGCCTCTGTTGCATTTCAGCGGTAACTTGTTTGTTTAACAGTTCCGTTTCCGTCTTATCCATATCTTTTTGCAACTGGTCCAAATCTCCAAGAGAGTTCTTTCCATCTTTATTTAATTCTTCATTTGCCTGACGCAGTGCATCGCGGATTGCTGCTTGTTTAGCAGCCATTTGAGCAAGCTGCTGGTTCATTCCCTCATTTTGGCCGGGTGTTTTACCATTCGGCATTTTACCATTTTGCATTTGCTGGCTCAGCTGTTTTATCTGATCATTAAGTTGTCCCTGCATTTGTCGCATCGATTGCATGCTTTGCTTACTTCCTCCGGGTTTTTGACACATCTGGGTACCCGCCATCTTGCTTGCCTGCTGTTGCTGCATCTGTTGCATAATCTCTTCAAACATCAGTGCAAGATTATTTACTGATGTCATTATATATTGCTGGGATGAAGCAGCGACCAAAGGCTGACGGGCCTCAAGTGTTTGAATAGCACGATCAAGATTTTTATTGATATCACTAACCTGCTCATTTACAAAACTTTGAATTTGATATACGCGCTTACTCAATTGTTGAATACTATCTTCAACCATGCTAAGATCGTCAGCAAGGTCATGCTGGCTTTTCATGATTTGAAGATATTGTGGATTATAAATATTAACTCCTTTTGTTTTATTAATCAGCTCTTCCTGATCAAAAGATACCTTGATTAAATTTTCAAGGATTTGCCGCGTAGCTTGCATGTCCATTTCATTTTGCTGCATTTCCATACTTTGCTGGGCCTGCTGTATTTTGTCGGACATCTTTTCCATCTGATCAGCAGCATTCTTTTGATTTTGACTGGCCTTCTTTGAATTATTTTTTTGCATGTTCTGCTGCGCATTCTGCATTTCCTGCTGAGTTTGCTGCTGCTCTTGCTTTGTATCCGGCATGTCGTTAGGACTGTCCAATTGCTTATTCAAAGAATCAAGCTTATCCAATTGTTTTTGGACATCGGTAAAGTCATTCTGAATATCTTTTTGCTTATTACTTAAGGAATCCTTATTAGATTTCTCACTTAATTCGTTCTTTTTTGAAAGCTGATCTTCACGCCGGGATAGAGAATCCAGCTGATTTTTAGTGTCGTTCAGCTTTTGCTCAAACTCCAGCTGTTTAAAGAGCGATAGCATTCGATCCAACTCTTTTTTCAATTCATCATTCGAAACCTTTTGATTTTGCAGCTGGTCGAGTGTTTTATCCTTATTGAGTTGCTCGAGTAAATCCTGAAGCTTTTGCATCATTTCCTTCATCTCAGGATTAAGGACATTATCAAACAGCTTGTGCAGTTCATCCTGTTTTTGCTTTAATTCCTCATTATATTTTTTATAACCATCCTGGTTTGAGATATTTTCTTTAAAAGTTTTCTGAAGGCTTTCAATCTTATTGGTAAGGTTTTTCTGTTGCTGAAGCAGGTCTTCTATTTTTTTCTTATCCTCCCAGGACGGGTTTTTTTTGTTCAGCAAATCATTTTGCAATTTTTCATACTGATCATGTAAATCATCAGCTTCTTTCATGGAATTTTCAAGCTGGTTTTTTATCGCCTCATTATTTTCATCCGTTTTTTGCTCCATTTCTTTTTTTGAAGGCAACTTGTATGTCATGAATGAAGAGCGGGTAAACTTGCTTCCGTTCACTGCATCATTATCCCATGCTTCAAAAAAGTATACCAGGCGATCACCTGGTTCCAGACTCACAGTGCTTAAATCCCAAAATTGGCTAAACTGTATTTCTTTGCCATTACTGATCTTGACCGGAACAGATTGGTAGCCAATACCTGTATTTTCCGCTCCTTCCTTTTCAATTTTATATTTCAGATACAAGTTTCTTAACCCATAGTCATCTGATGCTGCACCAGCGAAATAGAGATATTTTCTCTCTGTACTGTCCTCGGTTTGATTTACCTGTATTGCCGGATAACGGTCAGGAATCACAGTGATAGAGTAACGGATTGAATCAGCATTTGGTAAATCTTCATTAGAAATAAAAAGGGTGTAGGGCGCATCTTTGAGCAATCTTTTAGTAAAATAAAATTGATCGCCTGTGTGTTCAGTAACATAAATTGAATCGCTGAGTGCAATATCAATTTTAGAAGTGTTTTGTGAAATGAAATTCCAATTTATACGGGTACCCTGGGGAACTGTGAAATCCCCCATATTCTGCATGGTCTCATTTTTCTTTCTAGTGTAAAGTGGATAAATTAACTCAGAACTGAACTTTACAATAATAGGTTTTGGAAGCACCTTAAGAGAATAATCTTTTGAACGAAAGGCCCCTGAAGAAAAATAAAAGTGAACATCATTCTGCGGCTTTACAATGGTATAATTAAAATTAGCAGCATTTTTTTTAGACAGCGGATATTCAAATCCATTTATGTTGATAAAAGCATCATTGGGC from Chitinophagales bacterium carries:
- a CDS encoding sigma-70 family RNA polymerase sigma factor, translated to MSEQLSDIEIINKVLGGDTSSYSLLVQRYQRYIFSLSLRFTKNREDAEEVAQDCFVKAYRSLGTFQQSAKFSTWLYSIVYHTSMSFLRKKKVQIISVDDEQHEHILEDYPSYLKANEIEYKSRTEHVNKAIQMLLPDDALIITLFYQGEQSLDEISKISGYETNTVKVKLHRARQRLRIKLEQLLQNEVKELL
- a CDS encoding choice-of-anchor B family protein yields the protein MLKFYTKGLCVAFPVRQLASFLILILLAATTFSQNITLRGHISYPTPENGNVWGYVDSAGREYALMGTYEGLSIVNVSDPDNPVEVFKVPTQPSLWHEIKTWNQHVYVTNEAGGGLLIADLKDLPDTITYNYFTDSATLNTSHTLWIDENGILYLFGSNLGAPGRYGGADMYDLKENPNNPVYISSYNATGDFQRDYIHDGFVRGDTLWASHVYSGMLEVIDVSDKQNPVPLASFSTPNNFTHNSWPTHNDQYLFTTDEVDNSFLASYDVSDLQNISPPLDKAQSNPGSNAIVHNVHLFNDSFAVTSYYTEGAVIFDVTHPDNMIKVAQYDESEFTGGGYHGDWGVYPYLPSKNLLVSDIENGLYILTPVYNHAAWVYGVITDSASGALLNNVSVTVLNTENSAVSSLSGEYKTGAASAGFYNISFSKPGYHTKIVEGVSLISNQYDTLNVVLGQLQNFVYQGQIIDSSSKQPLSNAMVVIVDSIFTFTDSTDSNGNFIFPVFYNGTYQIFAGKWGYKTAYLSSQNINSGTSPLIVSLAPGYYDDFSLDFGWKESGDAQSGKWVRAEPLGTLYYSQQSNPEFDVDNDYGNQCFVTGNKETEFYVDPVFNGTTRLSSPLFNVSGYTDPYLDFYIWFYNVSGVYPYDTLKIFLVGESDSSLLKNISVSNTQRSHWVRERFRIKDFVVPSENMSVHFYAENPSGSYSLLECGVDKFQIIDSFEVGINNSGNNINRLEVFPNPFDNTFFVSYDLLPGSFTTPELLLTDPAGRVIISKKLINDIGEESFFIGLLPAGIYFLQLKNKNGLLLTRKVIKK
- the mnmG gene encoding tRNA uridine-5-carboxymethylaminomethyl(34) synthesis enzyme MnmG; amino-acid sequence: MFQEYDVIVVGAGHAGCEAAAAAANLGSSVLLITMNMQTIAQMSCNPAMGGIAKGQIVREIDALGGYSGIVTDKSAIQFRMLNRSKGPAMWSPRAQNDRLLFAQEWRLRLEQTKNVDFFQDTVRKLIIKDQIVTGVETGLGLKIKSRSVVLTNGTFLNGIIHIGEKQFGGGRMAEKAATGITEQLVELGFESGRMKTGTPPRVDGRSIDYSLLEEQQGDENPGKFSYTNTLPLSKQKSCHIAYTDSKVHEILKSGFDASPMFSGRIKGVGPRYCPSIEDKINRFADKERHQLFIEPEGWNTIEVYINGFSTSLPENIQYEALSNISGFENVKMFRPGYAIEYDYFPPNQLKLSLETQTIDNLFFAGQINGTTGYEEAACQGLMAGINAHLKIQLREPLILKRSEAYIGVLIDDLINKGTEEPYRMFTSRAEFRILLRQDNADLRLTSIGNSIGLADENRVSRVNQKKQAIEQIISDFKNQKLEITEANSYLVSRETTEIKERASLFSILSRPQSNMISMIEYLDKICNIVNGFDDEIIEEAEILMKYEGYIEKEKEIVTKMNRLEDVPLLEAFNYSQIKSLSTEARQKLTKNKPQTLGQASRISGVSPSDISVLMVYLKR
- the ybeY gene encoding rRNA maturation RNase YbeY, translated to MAISFNFVNSLFYIPKKKTCEWLILVCYLEHAEIETLDYVFCSDEYILNLNSRYLNHKFYTDILTFDYSENHRITAEIYISVDRIKDNASKFKNTFQQELKRVMIHGLLHTLGYKDKSVVLKRLMRKKEDDCLLLFDNMKHVSRETAPIYNKC
- a CDS encoding ATP-binding protein, translated to MVETLQTRDVEFTSLPENIKIIEALVERLKSELDMSEEMEANILISLCEAVTNAIFHGNKQSPGKKVKVRVELRKRILSFYIEDEGFGFNLIKIKNPTLPENIQNPTGRGIYLMNHLADRVEFFEGGRKVVLTFFQ
- a CDS encoding DUF4175 domain-containing protein; this translates as MNDNYHLLIRKLDEFIRKYYINQLIRGAIYASALLLAAFLVIDVLEYYSYFSSLVRSILFFGFLCGASFIIVQWLILPLIHYFQLGKIISHEKAAGIIGSHFSEVEDRLLNILQLKRLSGDVKDASLIQASIDQKIITLKPVPFTSAINLSLNKKNLRYLVLPVMAFAFILFSSPDIIKDSTFRLIHNQEYFERKAPFQFSILNNKLQTVQYQDFIVDVKVQGELMPNDAFININGFEYPLSKKNAANFNYTIVKPQNDVHFYFSSGAFRSKDYSLKVLPKPIIVKFSSELIYPLYTRKKNETMQNMGDFTVPQGTRINWNFISQNTSKIDIALSDSIYVTEHTGDQFYFTKRLLKDAPYTLFISNEDLPNADSIRYSITVIPDRYPAIQVNQTEDSTERKYLYFAGAASDDYGLRNLYLKYKIEKEGAENTGIGYQSVPVKISNGKEIQFSQFWDLSTVSLEPGDRLVYFFEAWDNDAVNGSKFTRSSFMTYKLPSKKEMEQKTDENNEAIKNQLENSMKEADDLHDQYEKLQNDLLNKKNPSWEDKKKIEDLLQQQKNLTNKIESLQKTFKENISNQDGYKKYNEELKQKQDELHKLFDNVLNPEMKEMMQKLQDLLEQLNKDKTLDQLQNQKVSNDELKKELDRMLSLFKQLEFEQKLNDTKNQLDSLSRREDQLSKKNELSEKSNKDSLSNKQKDIQNDFTDVQKQLDKLDSLNKQLDSPNDMPDTKQEQQQTQQEMQNAQQNMQKNNSKKASQNQKNAADQMEKMSDKIQQAQQSMEMQQNEMDMQATRQILENLIKVSFDQEELINKTKGVNIYNPQYLQIMKSQHDLADDLSMVEDSIQQLSKRVYQIQSFVNEQVSDINKNLDRAIQTLEARQPLVAASSQQYIMTSVNNLALMFEEIMQQMQQQQASKMAGTQMCQKPGGSKQSMQSMRQMQGQLNDQIKQLSQQMQNGKMPNGKTPGQNEGMNQQLAQMAAKQAAIRDALRQANEELNKDGKNSLGDLDQLQKDMDKTETELLNKQVTAEMQQRQQEILTRLLEAENAERQRETDKQRESNAGKDMVKKMPPEIEDYLKKRQAELELYKTVPPSLKPFYRDLVEEYIKALQQ